A section of the Citrobacter farmeri genome encodes:
- a CDS encoding helix-turn-helix transcriptional regulator: MTEQISLLDDQLVDMRFITKLTGLTDKWFYKLIQDGAFPKPVKLGRSSRWLKSEVENWLQERINQSRK; this comes from the coding sequence ATGACAGAACAAATTTCTTTGCTCGATGACCAACTGGTGGATATGCGGTTCATCACGAAGCTAACGGGGCTTACAGATAAATGGTTTTATAAGCTGATTCAAGATGGTGCCTTCCCCAAACCAGTCAAACTGGGGCGCAGTTCTCGCTGGTTAAAGAGCGAAGTAGAAAACTGGCTTCAGGAACGTATTAACCAGTCCCGTAAATAA